Below is a genomic region from Oncorhynchus masou masou isolate Uvic2021 unplaced genomic scaffold, UVic_Omas_1.1 unplaced_scaffold_924, whole genome shotgun sequence.
CCAGTGAGACCAGTTCTACCCGGCCCAGTCAGACCAGTTCTACCCGGCCCAGTGAGACCAGTTCTACCCGGCCCAGTGAGACCAGTTCTACCCGGCCCAGTCAGACCAGTTCTACCCGGCCCAGTCAGACCAGTTCTACCCGGCCCAGTCAGACCAGTTCTACCCGGCCCAGTCAGACCAGTTCTACCCGGCCCAGTCAGACCAGTTCTACCCTGCCCAGTCAGACCAGTTCTACCCGGCCCAGTCAGACCAGTTCTACCCGGCCCAGTCAGACCAGTTCTACCCGGCCCAGTCAGACCAGTTCTACCCGGCCCAGTCAGACCAGTTCTACCCGGCCCAGTCAGACCAGTTCTACCCGGCCCAGTCAGACCAGTTCTACCcggcccagtcagaccagtcctACCCGGCCCAGTCAGACCAGTTCTACCCGGCCCAGTCAGACCAGTTCTAACTCACCCAGTTTGAGGCTGAGGCCAATCCTGGGCCGGTGTTCATCTGTGGGCTGGGCGTCTGGAGAGTTCTCATGAGGGATGATGATGCCACATGGAGACTCGTTGCCAGGGGAGTTGGGCGTGGCGCCGCCGCTGCCTGACGACACAGAGGGCGCCGACGTGATTGGCCGCAGTGTGGGCTTGAGGTGTGGGTGTGTCCTGGCGTCTGACGAGTCGTCTCCGTCACGATCGTCAagctcctctccatcctccacgtCGTCGTCTGATTGGGACTGAGGGTGTTCGGGAGGAGGCCTGtctgcacctcctcctcctcctcctcctcctctcctgtccctgtgGTTCTCCCTCTCTCGGTGCTCCCTCTCTCGGTGCTCCCTCTCTCGGTGCTCCTTCTCTCGGTGCTCCCTCTCTCGGTGCTCCCTGtgctccctctccctgtgtggtTTCTCCTGCTGCACCTCCTCCTCCGGCTTCACTGGGGGCTGCCGCCTCcgctctgcctcctcctccatctTGGTTTAAAATCAAATCACAATTTATTTAAAGTCTCAACACACTTTTACaaatgaaaataaagaaaaacaaaatGTCATGAATGTGCCTTGTCCCCATTTGACaggtacaatacacactgatcaACATTTCTCATTTCTGTTATTGTaggaagcagacagacaggagagagacagacacgaggcacacgagagagagacagacaggagacacacgaggcagacaggagacacacgaggcagacaggagacacacgaggcagacaggagacacacgaggcagacaggagacacacgaggcagacaggagacacacgaggcagacaggagacacacgagacagacaggagacaacacgagacagacaggagacacacgaGGCAGACACAAGGCACATATAGGAGGCTGGTCATATAGGAGCtccacaacagacagacagacagacagacagaccctctgCAGCTCCTGTtccacaacagacagacagacagacagacagaccctctaCAGCTCCTGTtccacaacagacagacagacagacataccctCTGCAGCTCGGCCTCAGGGTCTGGGTGTCCCTCAGCTAACAATCTCTGTCTGATCTGATCatgctcctccttctccctcttccggTCTCTATCATCCAGCTCCGTCTCCTTCTCACGGTCTCTCAGTCGTTTCTGTAATGCACTACCcctgaggggagggggacagagagacagtcagtcattcagattaacactacagacctgggttcaaatactatttgtaaTCATTCAAATACATAGCATTTGCTTTAGGCTGCCTATAGCGCCACATGGGCGGGGTTTGCTATTTTTGAGCTTATGAAATTATTTAAAAATAGTGtcatctcacctgtagtatttggACTCATCTCACTTGTAGTATTTGGACtcatctcacctgtagtatttggactcatctcacctgtagtatttggactcatctcacctgtagtatttttgactcatctcacctgtagtatttttgactcatctcacctgtagtatttttgactcatctcacctgtagtatttttcactcatctcacctgtagtatttggACTCATCTCTGTTATAAACGGTGtcatctcacctgtagtatttttgactcatctcacctgtagtatttttgactcatctcacctgtagtatttggactcatctcacctgtagtatttttgactcatctcacctgtagtatttttgactcatctcacctgtagtatttggactcatctcacctgtagtatttttgactcatctcacctgtagtatttTTGACTCATTTGACtcatctcacctgtagtatttggACTTTTGTTATAAACGGTGtcatctcacctgtagtatttttgtacctgtagtatttggactcatctcacctgtagtatttttgactcatctcacctgtagtatttTTGACTCATCTCACCTGCAGTATTTGGACTCATCTCACCTGCAGTATTTGGACtcatctcacctgtagtatttggactcatctcacctgtagtatttggactcatctcacctgtagtatttggactcatctcacctgtagtatttggactcatctcacctgtagtatttttgactcatctcacctgtagtatttggactcatctcacctgtagtatttggactcatctcacctgtagtatttggACTCATCTCTGTTATAAACGGTGtcatctcacctgtagtatttggactcatctcacctgtagtatttggACTCATCTCTGTTATAAACGGTGtcatctcacctgtagtatttggactcatctcacctgtagtatttggactcatctcacctgtagtatttggactcatctcacctgtagtatttggactcatctcacctgtagtatttggactcatctcacctgtagtatttggactcatctcacctgtagtatttggactcatctcacctgtagtatttggactcatctcacctgtgtatttggactcatctcacctgtagtatttcatctcacctgtagtatttggactcatctcacctgtagtatttggactcatctcacctgtatttggactcatctcacctgtagtatttggactcatctcacctagtatttggactcatctttggactcatctcacctgtagtatttggactcatctcacctgtagtatttggactcatctcacctgtagtatttggactcatctcacctgtagtatttggACTCATCTCACGGTGtcatctcacctgtagtattttgactcatctcacctgtagtatttggTTATAAACGGTGtcatctcacctgtagtatttggactcatctcacctgtagtatttggactcatctcacctgtagtatttggactcatctcacctgtagtatttggactcatctcacctgtagtatttggactcatctcacctgtagtatttggactcatctcacctgtagtatttggactcatctcacctgtagtatttggactcatctcacctgtagtatttggactcatctcacctgtagtatttggactcatctcacctgtagtatttggactcatctcacctgtagtatttttgactcatctcacctgtagtatttTTGACTCATCTCATTTGGACTCATCTCTGTCATCGTCATAATCTTCCAGGAACTCTTTCAGACGCTTGCCTTCTTTGatctggaggaagaggaagaacacTGGATTACATACTAACTCATACTAAGTCATACTAACTCATACTAAGTCATACTAACTCATACTAAGTCTCCACACATCACAGCTGTAGACAGAATCAGAGGCCATCTCTGTTAAACGCATGACATGTACGTGGCATAACTGTCACACCTCGTTAGTatagacggaccaaggcgcagcgtacggagagttccacattatttattagagAGTGAAACTTAGAAaaaccaaaacaataaacgacCCGTGACGACAATGCAGAGCGAATAGGCAACTAAACATAAATAATATCCCATCACCCACAGGTGGAAAAACCTGCTTATGATCCTCATTAGAGATTTTTGACTAACcacctctaattgggaatcatacaaatcaccaacgtCCAGGAAAATCAAACCTAGAACCccaaatagaaaatataaactagaacaaccccctccaagtcacgtcctgacctactctaccatagaaaatataaactagaacaccccccccagtcacgccctgacctactctaccatagaaaatataaacttgAACAACCCCCCAAGTCACGTTCcacctgacctactctaccatagaaaatataaacatAGAACAACCCCTCCAGTCACGCACAGGTGACCTACtttaccatagaaaatataaactagaacaacccccaaGTCACGCCCCTGACCTacctaccatagaaaatataaactagaacacccccccaagtcacgcctgacctactctaccatagaaaatataaactagaacaacccccccagtcacgccctgacctactctaccatagaaaatataaactagaacaacccccaagtcacgccctgacctactctaccatagaaaatataaactagaacaaccccccaagtcacgccctgacctactctaccatagaaaatataaactagaacaacccctccagtcacgcctgacctactctaccatagaaaatataaactagaacaacccccagtcacgcctgacctactctaccatagaaaatataaactagaacaccccccaagtcacgcctgacctactctaccatagaaaatataaactagaacaacccccaaGTCACGCCCCTGACCTACtttaccatagaaaatataaactagaacaaccccccaagtcacgcccctgacctactctaccatagaaaatataaactagaacaacccccaagtcacgcctgacctactctaccatagaaaatataaactagaacaaccccccaagtcacgccctgacctactctaccatagaaaatataaactagaacaaccccccaagtcacgcccctgacctactctaccatagaaaatataaactagaacaaccccccaagtcacgccctgacctactctaccatagaaaatataaactagaacaaccccccaagtcacgccctgacctactctaccatagaaaatataaactagaacaacccccctcccagtcacgcctgacctactctaccatagaaaatataaactagaacaaccccccaagtcacgcctgacctactctaccatagaaaatataaactagaacaaccccccaagtcacgccctgacctactctaccatagaaaatataaactagaacaaccccccagtcacgccctgacctactctaacatagaaaatataaactagaacaaccccccagtcacgccctgacctactctaccatagaaaatataaactagaacaaccccccagtcacgccctgacctactctaccatagaaaatataaactagaacaaccccccaagtcacgcccctgacctactctaccatagaaaatataaactagaacaaccccctcccagtcacgccctgacctactctaccatagaaaatataaactagaacaacccccccaagtcacgccctgacctactctaccatagaaaatataaactagaacaaccccccccagtcacgccctgacctactctaccatagaaaatataaactagaacaaccccccccagtcacgcctgacctactctaccatagaaaatataaactagaacaacccccagtcacgcccctgacctactctaccatagaaaatataaactagaacaaccccccagtcacgccctgacctactctaccatagaaaatataaactagaacaaccccccagtcacgcctgacctactctaccatagaaaatataaactagaacaacccccccagtcacgccctgacctactctaccatagaaaatataaactagaacaaccctcccagtcacgccctgacctactctaccatagaaaatataaactagaacaacccccaagtcacgccctgacctactctaccatagaaaatataaactagaacaaccccccccaagtcacgccctgacctactctaccatagaaaatataaactagaacaaccccccaagTCACGCCCCTGACCTACtttaccatagaaaatataaactagaacaacccccaagtcacgccctgacctactctaccatagaaaatataaactagaacaaccccccaagtcacgcctgacctactttaccatagaaaatataaactagaacaaccccccccAAGTCACGCCCCCTGACcaactctaccatagaaaatataaactagaacaaccccctcccagtcacgcctgacctactctaccatagaaaatataaactagaacaaccccccaagtcacgcccctgacctactctaccatagaaaatataaactagaacaaccccccaagtcacgcctgacctactttaccatagaaaatataaactagaacaaccccccagtcacgccctgacctactctaccatagaaaatataaactagaacaaccccccagtcacgccctgacctactctaccatagaaaatataaactagaacaaccccccagtcacgccctgacctactctaccatagaaaatataaactagaacaaccccccagtcacgcctgacctactctaccatagaaaatataaaactagaacaaccccccaagtcacgccctgacctactctaccatagaaaatataaactagaacaaccccccaagtcacgccctgacctactctaccatagaaaatataaactagaacaacccccccaagtcacgccctgacctactctaccatagaaaatataaactagaacaacccccccagtcacgccctgacctactctaccatagaaaatataaactagaacaaccccccccagtcacgccctgacctactctaccatagaaaatataaactagaacaacccccccagtcacgcctgacctactctaccatagaaaatataaactagaacaaccccccaagtcacgcctgacctactctaacatagaaaatataaactagaacaaccccctcccagtcacgcctgacctactctaacatagaaaatataaactagaacaaccccccagtcacgccctgacctactctaacatagaaaatataaactagaacaacccccctcccagtcacgccctgacctactctaacatagaaaatataaactagaacaaccccccccagtcacgccctgacctactctaacatagaaaatataaactagaacaacccccccagtcacgccctgacctactctaacatagaaaatataaactagaacaacccccctcccagtcacaccctgacctactctaacatagaaaatataaactagaacaacccccctcccagtcacaccctgacctactctaacatagaaaatataaactagaacaaccccccagtcacaccctgacctactctaacatagaaaatataaactagaacaacccctcccagtcacaccctgacctactctaacatagaaaatataaactagaacaacccccccagtcacaccctgacctactctaccatagaaaatataaactagaacaacccccagtcacgccctgaccaactctaacatagaaaatataaactagaacaaccccccaagTCACGCCTGACCTACTCTAACATAgaaaaaatataaactagaacaaccccccaagtcacgcccctgacctactctaacatagaaaatataaactagaacaacccccaagtcacgccctgacctactctaacatagaaaatataaactagaacaaaccccccaagtcacgccctgacctacctaccatagaaaatataaactagaacaaccctccccagtcacgccctgacctactctaccatagaaaatataaactagaacaaccccccaagtcacgccctgacctactctaccatagaaaatataaactagaacaaccccccaagtcacgcctgacctactctaccatagaaaatataaactagaacaacccccccactcacgccctgacctactctaccatagaaaatataaactagaacaaaccccccaagtcacgccccctgacctactctaccatagaaaatataaactagaacaacccccccaAGTCACGCCtgaccctactctaccatagaaaatataaactagaacaacccccccactcacgccctgacctactctaccatagaaaatataaactagaacaaccctcccagtcacgccctgacctactctaccatagaacatataaactagaacaccccccaaGTCCGCCCTGACCtgctctaccatagaaaatataaactagaacaaccccccaagTCCACGCCCTGACCtgctctaccatagaaaatataaactagaacaacccctcCAAGTCACGCCCCTGACCTATTCTACCATAgaaaaatataaactagaacaaccccctcCCAGTCACGCCTGACCATGCTCtgccatagaaaatataaactagaacaacccccccaagtcacgccctgacctacttaccatagaaaatataaactcgAACaacccccccagtcacgccctgagacctactctaccatagaaaatctaaactagaacaaccccccagtcacgcccctGACCTattctaccatagaaaatataaactagaacaacccccaaGTCACGCCTGActctctaccatagaaaatataaactagaacaacccccctcccagtcacgcctgacctactctaccatagaaaatataaactagaacaacccctcccagtcacgcctgacctactctaccatagaaaatataaactagaacaacccccctcccagtcacgcctgacctactctaccataaataTAAACCAGAACAACCCCCTCCCCAGTCCGCCCTGACCtatctaccatagaaaatataaactagaacaaccccctcccagtcacgccctgaccctgCTCTACCATAAGAAAATATAAACTAAGAACAACCCctccagtcacgccctgacctacctaccatagaaaatataaactagaacaaccccctcctggtcacgccctgacctactctaccatagaaaatataaaccaGAACAACCTCCCAGTCacgcctgacctactctaccatagaaaatataaactagaacaacccccaaagtcacgccctgacctactttaccatagaaaatataaactagaacaccccccccAAGTCACGCctctgacctactctaccataaatataaa
It encodes:
- the LOC135538174 gene encoding RNA-binding protein 25-like, yielding MSPNTTDDTVYNRDESKYYRGSALQKRLRDREKETELDDRDRKREKEEHDQIRQRLLAEGHPDPEAELQRMEEEAERRRQPPVKPEEEVQQEKPHREREHREHREREHREKEHREREHREREHRERENHRDRRGGGGGGGGADRPPPEHPQSQSDDDVEDGEELDDRDGDDSSDARTHPHLKPTLRPITSAPSVSSGSGGATPNSPGNESPCGIIIPHENSPDAQPTDEHRPRIGLSLKLGAGASPSHQIHTGSKRKKLANVDSVFNKFGEEEADEAPRKRKLVPLDYGEDDKSLGLDGAEVPGGKGGQNTEEKRKHIRSLIEKIPTARPDLFNYPLDWTAVDSTLMDRRIRPWINKKIIEYIGEEEATLVDFVCSKVMSHGTPQGILDDVAMVLDEEAEVFIVKMWRLLIYETEAKKIGLGK